A segment of the Anopheles cruzii chromosome 2, idAnoCruzAS_RS32_06, whole genome shotgun sequence genome:
AAGCCCTAGTCTTCGTCGGTCAGTTGCtgttgagtaatagtcaaacaccgcgaccgttccgtatcttgaagtcctttattatcgatcacgaaagaagcgacccgaaagaagcgatccgaaaaaagcgactcaaaattagtccgtctggtccggcgtttcgcttatcactcctggttctttcgtaatgccaagagtgtcccagagagtgtcgaccgatgatctctctcgctcgtgagtcgatcggtgatcatctctcttggctcgtatgcgggtcttcagcttgtttgcagcctggcatgcaagctagctggctggctggcggctagctggctctaccaatagccgcggctattggtaacagtTGCCGCAGCACGAGTTTTTGCTCTTGCTCGCGAATCGCTTCCCGGGTCTGAAGCGATCGCTGGCGCCACAAGCGGGCCGCACGCAGCAGGCTTTGTGGATCATCTTCCGGTTGCTCGCCGGCGGACACTTGCTCACTGAAGCCGCCGTCACGCGACGCAGCCGGCACGTGACGGCCCCGGACGGCCATACCGACAACGCCCAGCTCCAGGTCGACCACCTTCTGGGGCAATCGGTCGGGGAAATCTTTCGAGAAGGACGAATCGGAACTGCTCACACTGGAGCAGGACGTAGACTCGCCCCAGGCCGTtcgctgacggcggcggcgccgtgCCTTGGTCACGATGCTCCCGACCACCGGTTCTCCCGAGGTTAGCTGGGCTTTCAACTTGACGGGATCTGCAAAACAGAGTCGGAAGCGGGAGATCCGGTTacccaaaaaaccaaacagccaGTAAATCCAGCGCTCACCTGCCGTCGACGGGCGGTCCTGGTCCCGCAGCTCCACCGTAACACGCCGCTCGACCGTGGCCGTTATCGGACGGCGTGGGGCGACCGCCACGATCTGCGATCGCCGGTGGTCCCCTGCCGTCACATCCCAGCGGCCACGCTGCACGTCTTCCGCACTGCCGGAGCTCGACGAGCGGTACTCCGAGCTGGAGAGGTCCGTCTCCTCGCTGGCCACATCGCTGAACGGTGTCTCGTTCAGGCACCGCAACTGCGGGATGTTCGTCTTTAGCAGATGGCGAAAGGAGGGATTCTCCGACACAAAGTTCTCGCGCAAATCCAGTGCTTCGAGTTTCTCGCAGAGCGCCAAGAAGGTAACGCTGCCCAGGTCGGTGATCCGATTGCTGAAACGGGTGGAGCGAGCTTAGGTCAGGACAACTGACAGCGCCTGTGGCGCCTCTGTTCGTACCCTTTGAGGCTGATTTTCTTAATGTTGATCAGGTTCGTGCAGGGGCCCACCTCCTCGATCAGATTGTAATCGGCCACCAGCTCCTCCAGCGACTCCAGTCCGGTAGTTCCGTCCAAATGCTTGAGGCTACACCGGGACACGTTCAGGTAACGCAGCGTCGTCATATCGCAGCCCAAATCGCGCAAGGTCATCACGATACTGCCCTCCAGGATGAGGGACCGCAGGTGCGGGATGAAGCACGGTATCCGCTGTAGGCTCGTCAGGTGCGAGATGACCTTCAGCTTGATTTCGCTCACCGTCGCCAGATCCTCGGTTCCGGCCGCTTGTCGCTGAAGGCAAAGGAACTGATGCAACGGGTGCACTGCAAGGCGAGGGACTTTCTCACGACTTACCAGCAGTTCCTCAATCGTAGGTTCGGCCGGAATAACAATCGGGTAGTAGCGTTGCGGTGCTGGCACAAAAGAGGGTTCCAGCGGGGCTATCCGAGCCACTGGGCGGGTCCGGGATGCGTTTAGCATGTTGCGGATcgccacaaaatggccaccgccaccgtcgacacGTTCCGGAACCATCGGGCCATTGGGTACGTCCTGCACGTCCCCGAGCGATGGGTGGCGCGAACGGGGCGTtgacgccgacgacgccggacGTAGCCCATCGTCCAGCGGGATCTGCTGTTCGGGCATCCGGACACGGTTCTGCAGGAGTGTGTGGCCACCTAAAAGACAAAGTTTTGTTTGAACTGAAGCACTGGACACTGGACAACCGTTTCGGTTTGGTGAAAAACTCAGCCCGCAAACTGAAAGCTCGCGCAGTAGGCTGCCAATAAACAATCGACCCTTTTTTACCGTTACCATGGACACGTCCCGTTGAGCCGTTAAGGCTTGCTGTCCTTTGTGGGTACGGAACTTGCTTTTATTTGGCAGGCCGGCCTGCGGCGGGGGGCTTGCGTAAACAAACGGCGTAAATGTTGAACACGTTTTGTCCTTGAACTAAACAAAGCCTGCCGCTATACGCTTCATTGTTGCGCACACCAAGACTAAAAATGTGTACCTCGGATTGGGGTGGACGACGGGGCGTTCCGCATTGGGCGGCGGGCACATCCAACCAATAACTCTCTTTATTAAtattctttcccttttttctcgaaTAATCCTTTCatctatttattttgatttgttaCACAATTTTTTGCTCCGTCTAATTTATGTatgtatttatgtttatgaagGTGTTTACACAACAAATCGTGTTTGTTGCGAATCTTAATCCGAATCAATTCCTTCTAATCCAATTGATCAATCATTTGCGGatacaaaatataaaataaaataacaaaaggaATTAAGCCAGCCACAGGGGGGAATAATTTCCATGTCCATCAGCAAAGTGTTTGTTCAAATAGCGTACACCCTGTAACCCAACAGAAGAGTTCACCGATTAAAGATGCATCACATTGCGTTTATCTGGATACGACCATACGGATACGCATCAATTGCAGGGATCGAATCAAATGGTCAGGGGTCGAAATGCCATTTTGACAATTTGCATCAATCATTTGAAAGCATGGGTTATGGGTTGGAAgggggggaaaaagaaaacgctgCACCTTCATAATGCAACCGCTCAACCGAACTGACCGCCCATTGCATGCCGGTAATGATATTGATCCTGAAATGTGACCCGATTGTGATCACGAACGGGCCACGGCATTCTGCACGCGAACGAACAGTTCCCGCGGTCAAGAAGTAGTCACCCCGCGCGAGTTACACGCGTATCGATATGTTGACAAATAGCAAAAGTATCATCCGCATGGTGGAGGCCACTTCCGCACGGCCGTAAATATGTGACAACAAATTGACTCATCCCATGACTCCCACGGTGGAAACGCTGAACCATTTTCAAGGTCCCAGGGGCCGATCGAGAAATCGATGCACTTCCATCCATCAGAATCAGTGCCCCGATAAGATCTCGGGTGTGCGCTTTGTCATCGTTCGAAACAcgtgttttttggtggcctctccatatgtgtgtgttgggtatTTCAATTGCACTTTACGTACGGAACCTACCGGAAATCAAAGTTTTTCTCAACCTTTCCTCCCCCGCCCGATGGGCTTCCTGTTCCGATCCGGGACAGTGGCCGCCCTTTGGCCCCACACCGCGTGATTCCCAaggtttaataaataaaaatatgaaattatTCTTCCCAATCATTGCCAGGTCACGGTTGACTGGGCAAGACCTATACGGGCGGGAGGCAAAGGTGGACAAACAAAGCTGCTGACGGCGCCGGAAATGGAAGACCCAGCGGTGCCAAGGGAGCGAAGGAGTGagagcacgaaaaaaaagtgtcCTGCTTGCCTCGATTCCGTGACTTCCGATCGCATGAGTTACCGTAGCCGTAGTGTCGGTCAGTTGGTCAGTCCTTCGGTGACTTTCGACGGGAACGAACGCACTCTCCGCCGGACACTGGGTCAGTCCTGGAGGTCTCCGCTCTCCAGGACCGTCTGTAGCCAGTTGCAGTACCCGTCGCCACACTAGGTCGACCCGGTCACTCCGAATTTACAAGTGACAGCTCGGGCGAGACttccttttttaattactttgagttttgttgtgtttcagTGAAAAGTGGTCTAATTTGTCCCTTTATCGGTTCCAAGTTACCTCGTTCAGTTTCCGGGTACGGTTTGGTTAGGTTTCCCTTTGGTTGCTAGAGGAACTCGGACCCTCTAGTCTCTTGCGCCGCAGCCTTTATCCTTATTGTCTTATTTGGTCCCGATTGCCCAATTTCCTTTTCCCCTCTTGCCCCACCATTATTTGTTTCGGCTTTCTCCGCACTCCTTAAGGCGATCGTCCTGCAGATCAGCTGCTCAACGAGATTGATCGTTGAGCAAAAATGTCCCACCGCTGTCCTGTCCCGCCGCTACCGAAAACCTGTTGGATACCATGCGCCAAATTCGACTACTGTCGACAATAGACGGAGTGGCGCTACTTTCATGCTGGGGTCTCCTGCTGGGGATCCTGTGTGGCCCGAATGTTGCGTCCCAGGAAGAAACCGGAGGCATCGAGCCGATTGAGCCGGACGGGAACGAAACGACCGAGTACTACCAGCTGGAGCTGGACAACAGTGCCGAGGTTAAGGcacagctgcagctgctgcgtGAAAAACTTGCCGGCAaaacgcttcgtgtggccacGCTTCAGGTGAGCTCGTATCAATCGAATCAGGCTTCGCTGGGAACATGCTCCTTAAcaccttgtgtgtgtgtgtctgtcgtTGCGCTGGAAAGGATTGGCCACTTAGCTACACGGCCAAGATCAACGGAACGATCGTAGGCGGTGGCGTGGCCTTCGATTTGCTCGAGTTTCTGATGGAAAAGTTCAACTTCACCTACGAACTGGTCATGCCTCAGCAAAACATCGTCGGCTCGTCGAACGATATGGCCGGCAGTGTGCTGGAGCTGCTAGCGAACGGCACCGCCGACCTGGCCGTGGCGTTCCTGCCGATCCTGGCCGACGCCCAGCAGTACATCACCTTCTCGACCGGGCTGGACGAGGGCGAGTGGATTATGATCATGGTGCGCCCGATGGAATCGGCCAGCGGTTCCGGACTGTTGGCCCCCTTCAACCGGGACGTGTGGATACTAATCCTGGTGTCACTGCTCGCCGTCGGGCCATTCATCTACGGTCTGCTGATTCTGCGTCACCGGCTGACCAAGGACGGCGAGCAGGTATTGTACAGCTTGCCCCACTGTGTCTGGTTCGTCTACGGGGCGCTTATGAAACAGGGAAGCACCCTATCGCCGACGGGAGGTAAGCAATCGCATTGAAGACATCGCACTCGCTTGATGACACTGATCCTATGATTGTTTAATGAAGCCCTTTCGGACTCAACAGGCACCGAAGCTCGTTATCATAATGCTAGACAATTGTCTGTCTATTAACTCGCTACTGTTTGCCCTGCAATTTGGTTTCAAATTGTGTTGCAATTCGTAGTCATCCATATTTTCGACTCGGCCCACGGAcattatgattattttatcATATTTGCAAACAtccattccgttccattcTCGTTCGTGGAGAGGGAAAACAGGATAATAGCGGTACTTTACGTGTTGAGCGTGCGGAATGGTTGCATTTTAGAGTTTCCTATAAGGTCAAGGTTAAGACGCACTCGGGCCTATTTGCTCCAAGatccattgaaacatttaaacCGATTGTGCTGATGTTTTTTCACGCTACAGATTCCACACGCATCCTGTTCGCCAGCTGGTGGATATTCATCACGATCCTAACCTCCTTCTACACGGCCAATCTGACCGCCTTCCTGACGCTTTCGAAGTTCACGCTGCCCATCAACAACGCCGACGACGTGCGGCGCAAGGAGAAACAGTTCGTCACCATCCGTGGCGGTGCGGTCGAGTATGCGATCAAAAATGTAAGTGGTTTGTCCTTATTAGTCGGCCCCCATCCGGACACACGAAGGTCCCAAAAATAGGGAACTGTTCCAGAACGAGAAATAGATTAGATCTCACCTAGAGAAGGGTGTGCTCCCAAGCTCGTCAGTGCCACTGATTGATGTTCACCGCGCATAGCATTGCATGGCGCGAAGCTACTCCATTATGCAAGAAGTAATCGGACGCACCGACACCTTGTTGACCTCACCAGTCGATTACGCAGCTCACGGCGGTAACCACGTAAGGTTCCCCAAAAAATTACATTCGATTAATGGCAAACAGAGAGACGAGGCCACACAAATCATGTCCCCAACACCGAACCGGTGTGTAAACAGCTGGCTGGTCCGCCATCGACATTGCGCAAATGGTGTGAATACAAATCCGAAGAGGTGCTGTGTGCTTGGGGCAAAGCAAACGCTCCGATTTGGCTGCACCGATCGGTTTTTGGGATTACTAAtcaattttggtttcttctCTAGCATGACGAAACTCTGAACGCGCTCAGTGTGCTGGTCGACAAGCGGCTGGTGGAATTTACTACGAACGTGAACGACAGCGCCACGCTCGCGGAACGAGTCGCGAAGCAGAACTATGTGTTTGTGCGCGATCGTCCCGCCATCGATCACATGATCTACGCGGACTATCTGGTGCGGCGCAAGATCAACCCGATCAACGAGCGGGTCCACTGTCCGTACGCGACCGCCACGACTCCGTTCCTGAAACGCAACCGTGCCTTTGGCTACCCACTGACCACCGAGTGGAATCGGCTCTTTGACCCGGAGTACGTGgaccattttccatttcacaaTTGTATTGTAACTAACTCACGCGCACGTTGTTGCTCGCAGATTGCTCAAAATGGTCGAGGGCGGCATCATCAAGTACAAACTGCTCGATCGGCTCCCGAAGGCCGAGATCTGTCCGCAGAATCTGGGTGGCACGGAGCGGCAGCTGAAAAACCGGGACCTGATCATGACGTACTTCGTTATGGTGACGGGCTTCGTTACGGCGATCGTCGTCTTCGTGAGCGAgctcggtttccggttcctcaACCAGCGCAAGCTGAACGAACAGATGGTGTTGCTCCAGCGGCACCACCCGAACTTGGCCAGCAAACCGAACGGGGGCACCAAACGCATTTCGTACCTTGGCAAACGGTTCGGGCCCACCACCGGGGactcaccgccaccgccgtacGCCGAAATCTTCAGCCGCCACCAGCTCGGAGTGCTCGGTAGCGAGCGGACGGGCAAACTGTTCGACGGCAGCTTGGACCAAGGCACCGCCAACCGGCAGATGATTAACGGGCGCGACTATATGGTCGTGCGGGAGAAGAACGGGCTCGGATCGCGGCTCATCCCGATGCGggcaccgtcggccgccatcTTTCACTACAGCTATGCCAACTGAAGCTGGCCAGTCACATTGTTCTGTTCCTTCATCCTTCTTATCTCCTGAGAACCTTGTCCACACAATCGCTGATTAGCTAGCTTAAGACACTTACTCCTTCGGTGCGAGAGAGATGCAATATGCCGTGTTCCGCTTTCACCCGAGTGTTTGAAACTGCACAACCAATAGCAGAGTGTGAATTGTAGTGTCGTAAAGTGTGACAATCAAATCgtttaaaaaatggcaaaacagcGCTAGTGGAGCAGATATTTCGcaccgtgtgccgttttttgtcTCACAAACCAACATTAACCTAcgtgtgttgtttgaaaaaaacGAATAGAACCATCATAGGCAAAGTATCCAGATCCTCCGTTACGTGCATCACCCAACAAAATGTAAGAGCAATGTATCGATAAAACTGATACCGAaaatcataacaaaaaaattggaaTGCTCGCAATGAGCGCATCGATTGGTAGGATAAGGTGTGTGTAGTAGAACATATATTTGAGATTCAATAACTGTAGTTTCCATTTGATGAATACAAACTTCGCATCCGAGCGATTATCTTATACGTATAAAACATTATCAACCGAACAGATTTAGGATTTAGAGTGCAGACGAGGTGAAGACGGAAATTGTAGGTTAGTTCAGAACCATACCCAATGATAAGGAATACGGCGTATTGCATCTCTCTGAAACAAGGACAGCACAATACAACCAGAAATATTATGACCAAAACAATAGGGTGACCAACCACCACACATACCGAGTTCTTACGGCCAATTAGATTATTTGCTTTGCTGTCTGTTtgaccgaccaccaccacaatgCACCGGAACCACTGAGAAAATAGATCCCACAATAAACACCAATTGTGCCTGGAGTGTACTCGTTTTCCTTTCtatggcaaaaaaaatgttgtcTTTTATTGTTCTGCACATCATATTGAACTTAAAAAAGGGTCTTCATCGTTGTTCGTATACTAAAACGTTTTTTTAAACTACACTCCAAAAAGGGTGTCCCGTATCCTTATTGTCTTGCATACGGCATTTTTCTCCAGAACGAGGCACGGAACAGAGCGCACAAGGGAATGATGAGGGTCGTCTGCTTTGCTTTAGTATCACAGATTGAAGCGATGGTGGAACGCCCGACGGAAGAGAAGAACGGCTAGCCGGTGCCCGAGTGTGGGTTCGctcccgttccgtccgtccgtttaCAATCCAAACAGCGACTTCAGATCATCGATCGTCAGCTTGCTGCCCTTGCTGCTCGTACCCGTCAGCACACCATCCGCGATCGCGAGCTTGTGCTGCTGCAGGGCATGAATTTTTTGCTCAACCGTTTCCTTGCACACGAACCTACGGGGCGAGACGAAGGAGTCGGTTACCGAATTGCCAGAAGAACTGGTGCCACTGTTGCAACTCACTTCCAAATGTGGACGGGTTTCGTTTGACCCACGCGATAGATGCGGTCTTGCGCTTGAGCCTCCAGCTGTGGGTTCCAGTGAGGATCGAGCAGTAGCAGATGGTTCGCTCCGACGAGATTCAATCCAACACCTCCGGCCGTCAGCGACAACAGCATAATCTGCAAAAAACGGATTGCACAAAGGGCGATTAAACATTCGTATGTTGATCATTTGAAAGGctaaaaataatggaaaaataaattaaagtttgATGGCCCTTCCACCGTACACGACACGTTTATTTTCACAAAATCttctatttcttcttcttcggcacATTTTCCATCTCCATCAGCGCTTCGTGATCCTTCTCCATCTGCTTCGATCGACGCCGGCCGAGCGGTGTCTTGCACCACCAGTAGAGAAAcgcttcctcttcctccttGTACACCGGCTCGAGAGCACTGCAATGCGAGGGGAACGGCGTTCGTTAATCGAATTGGCGGACGGTGCGTCGCAGGCATCCAAGCGTTAAAGTACCTCAGAGCATTGATGAGCTCCAGGTGGGTCAACGGGTGTACCCGGAGCTGTAGCATCCGCTTGCAGGTGATCACCTCACGGATGCACCGTacgaccgaaccgatcgtGTAGCCGTCGGAAATCTTGGCCATCGCACCCGTATCGAACTGCCGGTGGACCCCACTGTAGTGGCTCAGCAGTTCCTTCCACGCAAACGAAAGGGCCCCGTAGTCGGGGCGCGGAATGTACACGAACCGCTGGTACGTCTGCACCATCAGCTTCATGTCCGCCTCCCACGGACAGTCCGACGTGCCGATCAGCATGATCCGATCTTCCGGCTGAATGTTCTTGACCAGCTTGGGCAGATCCTTCTTCAGCCGCTTCGGATCCGTCCGGTCCGTCTTGGGGATC
Coding sequences within it:
- the LOC128275300 gene encoding probable glutamate receptor, translated to MRQIRLLSTIDGVALLSCWGLLLGILCGPNVASQEETGGIEPIEPDGNETTEYYQLELDNSAEVKAQLQLLREKLAGKTLRVATLQDWPLSYTAKINGTIVGGGVAFDLLEFLMEKFNFTYELVMPQQNIVGSSNDMAGSVLELLANGTADLAVAFLPILADAQQYITFSTGLDEGEWIMIMVRPMESASGSGLLAPFNRDVWILILVSLLAVGPFIYGLLILRHRLTKDGEQVLYSLPHCVWFVYGALMKQGSTLSPTGDSTRILFASWWIFITILTSFYTANLTAFLTLSKFTLPINNADDVRRKEKQFVTIRGGAVEYAIKNHDETLNALSVLVDKRLVEFTTNVNDSATLAERVAKQNYVFVRDRPAIDHMIYADYLVRRKINPINERVHCPYATATTPFLKRNRAFGYPLTTEWNRLFDPELLKMVEGGIIKYKLLDRLPKAEICPQNLGGTERQLKNRDLIMTYFVMVTGFVTAIVVFVSELGFRFLNQRKLNEQMVLLQRHHPNLASKPNGGTKRISYLGKRFGPTTGDSPPPPYAEIFSRHQLGVLGSERTGKLFDGSLDQGTANRQMINGRDYMVVREKNGLGSRLIPMRAPSAAIFHYSYAN
- the LOC128275290 gene encoding uncharacterized protein LOC128275290, encoding MPEQQIPLDDGLRPASSASTPRSRHPSLGDVQDVPNGPMVPERVDGGGGHFVAIRNMLNASRTRPVARIAPLEPSFVPAPQRYYPIVIPAEPTIEELLRQAAGTEDLATVSEIKLKVISHLTSLQRIPCFIPHLRSLILEGSIVMTLRDLGCDMTTLRYLNVSRCSLKHLDGTTGLESLEELVADYNLIEEVGPCTNLINIKKISLKGNRITDLGSVTFLALCEKLEALDLRENFVSENPSFRHLLKTNIPQLRCLNETPFSDVASEETDLSSSEYRSSSSGSAEDVQRGRWDVTAGDHRRSQIVAVAPRRPITATVERRVTVELRDQDRPSTADPVKLKAQLTSGEPVVGSIVTKARRRRRQRTAWGESTSCSSVSSSDSSFSKDFPDRLPQKVVDLELGVVGMAVRGRHVPAASRDGGFSEQVSAGEQPEDDPQSLLRAARLWRQRSLQTREAIREQEQKLVLRQLLPIAAQLTDED